The following is a genomic window from Thioclava electrotropha.
CGGCAGCGCGTTGCAATGATCCTCTTGCGACTCCGCTTCCAGCTTGGCCTGCAGGTCTTCCGGATAGGCTTTGTCGAGCCCGTAGCGTGCCGCATTCGGCCCGAAAACCTCCGGCAGCGGCTTGGTCATCGCGGCGCGTACGGTCTCGCGCGGCTGCGCGGCGCCATAGACCTTCGCATCGCCCAAAGCGGCGAAAATCGGATAGTAGATCGCGAAATCGGGCCAGCCCGAATTGTCCCAGTCCAGAGCTTTTTCCAGCGCGCCCTCATCCTTCAAAAGCGCCGGCGTGATCTTCGCCGCCTGCTCGGGCGTCAATTGCTCGAACACCACGGCGGCGGGCTCCAGCGCCTTGATCGCGCGCGCCTGATTGAGGTGATGGGTCGGGTTGTCGTGTATCTCGCCCAGAACGACAATATCGCCCGACAGCGTATCCAGCTGGGCGGGCGATATTTCGGCGCCAAAGGCGGGACCGGTCAGAGACAGCAGGCAGAGCGCGGCAAGAAACTTCTTCATACGAAGAAGCTTTGCACCTCGCCCTGATGCGTTTCAAGCGATTTGCGCATCTTGCCGAAAGCCTGCGCTTCGAGCTGACGAATACGCTCTTTCGAAAGCCCCAACTCTTCACCGAGGCTTTCCAAAGTGCGCGGATCTTCGATCAGACGACGCTCGCGGACGATATAGGCTTCGCGGTCGGTCAGACGGCCCATCGCCTCGCCCAGCCAGACTTTCATCGTCTGACCGTCATGGCTGTCGGCCACGGTTTCCTCGGGGCTCGCGCCGTCATCTTCCAGCGTATCGACCCATTCGCGGCCTTCGTCTTCGCTGGACTGCGTGGCATTAAGCGAGAAGTCGGACCCGGACAGGCGGCCTTCCATCATCTCGACATCCGAGAGCGGCACGCCGATCACCTCGGCCACGCGCTGACGCAGCTGCATCGCGTCGAGCTGTTCGCCCTCTTGCTGCGCTTCGCGGGTCAGCTGGGCCTGAACGCGGCGCATGTTGAAGAACAGCGCCTTTTGCGAGGAGGTCGACCCGGTGCGCACCATCGACCAGTTGCGCATCACGAATTCCTGGATCGAGGCTTTTATCCACCACACCGCGTAAGTCGAGAACCGCACACCGCGTTCCGGGTCGAACTTGTCAGCGGCTTTCATCAGACCAAGTGAGGCTTCCTGGATCAGATCGTTCATGGGCGCGCCATAGCGGCGGAACTTCGAGGCCATCGAGATCGCGAGGCGCATATAGGCCGTCACAAGCCGGTGCAGTGCTTGTTCGTCCCTATTATCGCGCCACGCTCGCGCCAGTTCTGCTTCGGTTTCTGCATCCAGGAACTCTGCCCGCATTGCTTGGCGTGGCAGGGTTTCATCGGTCATACCATCGAGTGCCATTTACAATCTCCCTGGGGTGTCCAGCCCAAACCGGCGCAACCTTGAATTGGGTGGCTGCTTTGCCCACCCAATGCGAATGACATGTTTTGGTTCCTCACGGAAATGTTGAATTTTGCCTGAAACTTTGTGCGCGTGGCGCACTTGACGTCGTTTTCAAGCGAAAAATGGAAGAAATTCATGCCGCTACGGGAAGGCCATCACTCCTTCTTGAGCACCGCATATCATAAGCGTGCTCACGGACACTTGAGCGACTGTAACGCAACATGTTGATCTTGTGCGCGAAACTGAAGCGATGGCTGTGCAGATATGCAGGAATTGCACCTTTATCCCTCTATTTCCACTGATGTTTCGAGCGGCGCATTCGTCTCCGAGTCGAGGGGCGAAGGACGCGGTGCCCGCCCCTACACCCGTTAACCATTCCTAAACCACGGCTGCGCTACCCCTCGGGGAAGAGGCGCAGGAGAGCCTATGGTCAGCCAGAGCTATACGGTCGCGTTCGAGGGGGTGGAGGCCCGCCTCGTGGAGGTGCAATGCGCGCTCTCCGAAGGCATGCCTGGCTTCGCGGTCGTAGGCCTGCCCGACAAGGCCGTGTCCGAGGCGCGCGAACGGGTGCGCGCGGCGCTCGGAGCGCTGGGGATCGCGTTGCCGATGCAGAAGATCACCGTGAATCTCTCGCCCGCCGATCTGCCGAAGGAGGGCTCGCATTTCGACCTGCCGATCGCACTGGCGCTGCTGGGCGCGATCGGGATCGTGCCCCGCGACCGGATCGAGGCGCTGGTCGCGGTCGGAGAATTATCGCTCGACGGGCGGCTCCTGGCGGTCGCCGGCGCCCTGCCCGCCG
Proteins encoded in this region:
- a CDS encoding ChaN family lipoprotein, producing MKKFLAALCLLSLTGPAFGAEISPAQLDTLSGDIVVLGEIHDNPTHHLNQARAIKALEPAAVVFEQLTPEQAAKITPALLKDEGALEKALDWDNSGWPDFAIYYPIFAALGDAKVYGAAQPRETVRAAMTKPLPEVFGPNAARYGLDKAYPEDLQAKLEAESQEDHCNALPPDLLPGMVAAQRFRDAVFARVALEALKETGGPVAVITGSGHAKTDLAVPALLRKADPQAKVVAIGQIEAEPGTDPGTQPFDDWIITPPTERADPCAAFK
- a CDS encoding RNA polymerase factor sigma-32 — translated: MALDGMTDETLPRQAMRAEFLDAETEAELARAWRDNRDEQALHRLVTAYMRLAISMASKFRRYGAPMNDLIQEASLGLMKAADKFDPERGVRFSTYAVWWIKASIQEFVMRNWSMVRTGSTSSQKALFFNMRRVQAQLTREAQQEGEQLDAMQLRQRVAEVIGVPLSDVEMMEGRLSGSDFSLNATQSSEDEGREWVDTLEDDGASPEETVADSHDGQTMKVWLGEAMGRLTDREAYIVRERRLIEDPRTLESLGEELGLSKERIRQLEAQAFGKMRKSLETHQGEVQSFFV